One Melitaea cinxia chromosome 17, ilMelCinx1.1, whole genome shotgun sequence genomic region harbors:
- the LOC123661744 gene encoding uncharacterized protein LOC123661744, whose protein sequence is MSVIAPEFFNFIKKLEDNGDKLTPTTPVEQPLEFEFNNSSCYICNGYYGPSFGEPVCITCHAFLFPDFPSYLPSSYFCSEKTDDGDSGNDEPSDLNYSSERKINKACPLPAWWYYRNSLDSETSPEDETSRTSNSGPGASGSGSGGSVSGPSSAPREGIEDLVGQGPPPQPPSLARSLQALSTPRLPDNLAPGLVEHLPSEVLLCIFRYLDDLSLCACACVCERWRRLVVARVPPPRWAAFAARRWPLFRPLLASIDWQKKYQSLVESCFCRNCLVQMCVQAQPAGDENAWRRNRLKIELKMLRNDPPEGIAATPLDAKCCHWQASVTGPVGSPYEGGVFYLYIQVPYSYPMSPPVVRFLTRILHPNVSRHGDVGIDSVHHNWSLALTLSKVLISIQSLLTDPYTAVCMEPELGAMYVRERPRFDALARRWTWRYAMHDVLPC, encoded by the exons ATGTCGGTAATCGCTCCTgagtttttcaattttataaaaaaactagagGATAATGGTGATAAGCTAACTCCGACTACTCCTGTCGAGCAGCCGCTCGAGTTTGAGTTTAAT AATTCGAGTTGTTATATTTGCAATGGATACTACGGCCCTAGTTTTGGAGAGCcagtttgtattacttgtcacgCATTTCTTTTCCCTGATTTTCCGTCTTATCTCCCGAGTTCATACTTCTGCAGTGAAAAAACTGATGATGGAGACTCTGGTAACGATGAACCGTCAGACTTGAATTATAGTTCGGAGCGCAAAATCAACAAAGCATGTCCACTACCAGCCTGGTGGTACTACAGA AATTCTTTGGACAGTGAAACAAGTCCAGAGGATGAAACCAGTCGTACCAGTAACTCGGGGCCTGGAGCAAGTGGCAGTGGTAGTGGTGGTAGTGTCTCTGGCCCATCTTCTGCACCTAGAGAGGGAATTGAAGATTTAGTTGGTCAAGGTCCTCCTCCTCAGCCTCCTAGCCTTGCAAGATCACTTCAGGCACTCTCAACACCTCGTCTTCCTGATAACTTGGCTCCAGGACTCGTGGAACACTTGCCATCTGAAG TTCTGCTGTGCATATTCCGCTACCTGGACGACCTGTCGCtgtgcgcgtgcgcgtgcgtgtGCGAGCGCTGGCGCCGCCTGGTGGTGGCGCGCgtgccgccgccgcgctgggcCGCCTTCGCCGCGCGCCGCTGGCCGCTCTTCCGCCCGCTGCTGGCCAGCATCGACTGGCAGAAG AAGTACCAGTCGCTGGTGGAGTCGTGCTTCTGCCGCAACTGCCTCGTGCAGATGTGCGTGCAGGCGCAGCCCGCGGGCGACGAGAACGCCTGGCGCCGGAACAGGCTCAAGATCGAACTTAAG ATGCTGCGAAACGATCCCCCGGAGGGCATAGCGGCAACCCCTCTGGACGCCAAGTGTTGCCACTGGCAGGCCAGCGTCACCGGACCTGTGGGCTCGCCCTACGAGGGCGGTGTCTTCTACCTCTACATACAAGTGCCCTACTC CTACCCCATGAGCCCGCCCGTGGTGCGCTTCCTGACGCGCATCCTGCACCCCAACGTGTCGCGCCACGGCGACGTGGGCATCGACTCCGTGCACCACAACTGGTCGCTGGCGCTCACGCTGTCCAAGGTGCTCATCTCCATCCAGAGCCTCCTCACCGACCCCTACACGGCGGTGTGCATGGAGCCCGAGCTGGGCGCCATGTACGTGCGCGAGCGGCCGCGCTTCGACGCGCTCGCGCGCCGCTGGACCTGGCGCTACGCCATGCACGACGTGCTGCCCTGCTGA